From the genome of Clavelina lepadiformis chromosome 2, kaClaLepa1.1, whole genome shotgun sequence:
AGTGTTTCTTGTATTATAGAATATATTCATAGTTAGTAGTTGAGACAAATTTCTACCATCGATttagttaaataaaatttataagtacCACcatattgaaaaatattgtttttgtttacaagaaaaacCTTCATCCTTGCAGTCTATAAAACAGGCACACAGGACACTGTAAACAAGACAGGGTACGGTTTAACAGAACATTTTATCATCGCTAGGCTAGCGCTGcgattgtttatgttttattgtCGACATCTGCACGCCTTCACCTATGCAATGCTAGCTGCACACCAGCACGATTTGCGACCCAGATTACGTCATTTGTAACTAAGTACCCCGTTGACAAATGAAACGTGAGCTCACAAGTAATACGCAGGAGATGTAAACATTGCAGGTAACTGTGTCGCAGCGGACAGAGGAAATAAGTGAGCTGTCGTCAGTGCAGATTGCATTATGATATGGTTAAGGAAGGTTCGCAGATAATtgttattgtttcttttaattaTGACTCGATTGAGCTGTTTAGAAATAGTAAAGTTATGAATTGAAAGTGGTAGCCTACATATTACAGGAAGTAACTACAATAACCACTGTCTTTCAAATTAATGATAAATTGATAACGTTTGTTGCGAAATTACAATAAGGTGATAAATTGCAgatgtttttatgcatttaaaTTACAGTTTTATGGAGGCAATTCAAGACTCTGTTCTGTATAGAAAAGAACACTTGTAGTGAGATAAAAGATTTTGGCCGCAATGGATAACAATTCGACATCAGTTCAAATTTATGATGGATCTTTTTTTGGCAAAGATTCCATAAACCCGTTGGCCGCGTTAGCATGTGCTGTTGCCCTGTTATTAGGCTTCTTCGTAGTATACGTTACCATCGGACAAAAATGGTGCCCTACACGTTACAGGTGGCATCGAGTTCATCGACAAGATCGACTTCCGTCAGAACTTCGGCGGGTTAGGAACCCGTCCGGCCTCGCACACACCCGTAAGTTGACCGTAAAGTTATGTGTAGAAAACCTTCTTTCTTTGGGTAATAACTTCTTCATCCTTTCTGtaacataaatatttaccTAAACATATAAAGACTAAACATTaaaagacttgacttgagtcactttttgaaaaaactcGACTTAATTCGAGTCGGTCCTTGTTGATTATACTTATAGGTTTCAGTATTTCGATAcagattttttctttctttcgtCGAAACTATTAAGGTGTAACTTGAAATGGAGTTTATGTTTGTCTAGGAACGCGTTCGTGGAAGCAAAATGAAGCagattttcaaacattttaagcTATACATGTTGACAGAAACGATGTGTTTCCTTTTTGTATGACTTAATTTCAGATACTAATTGACTTGACGTGACTCAAGTCTTATTTGCCAAACGACTCAACATGTGTCAAGGATAAATGACTTGATTTCGACTCTGATAATCCCAATATCTACAGTCTAGCCTGTCGCAAGCTCGCGCTCGGCTAGACTGTActtatgaaaacaatttttaactcAGATTCGGGAGCTTTTTTATGCGAAGtttttgctaaattttttCAGGAGGTAATTCCCAACGGTTCCGTACTGAATGCCGGCGGTGGAGGGAGCCAGCAATCTTCCACGACTCGCCTCCTACTTATGCCCAAGTAATATCAGGtaacatttcaaaaactaAGAACGTAAGCTATGACAATTAGGCCTTTAAGAAGAAGAGAAGTGCTTTAAGGAACTCAAATTGAAAGAATTTTATCCTCGGTTTCAACATAGGTCACTTCCCAACTCCGAGAAAAGATGAAGAATTGTTTAAGGACGTGGAGGTCCAAACTGAAATCTTGTAACGAGCAAAAATGAAGAGAAAGCATTATCCGCATGACGTATACACCAGTATTTTATCCGTACTGAAGCAGTTTAATGTCATAACATTTCGtgcaaatttaactttttttggcGTACTAATGTTCTTGATGCATTTCAAGCAAATCAAGTGTTAATGATCATTGTGTTAGAACACCACACACTGCCAATGTACAAGATTTTCCAGAACATTCGTGTTGTGCCTCGAAATACTGCACAGGTTTGGAGTTGAAACGAACAATTTAACACAATTCACTGCTTACGTTTTAATTAAGCAAAGGCTTTAGCAAGGAGTAACTTTCAACAGTCGGAAGTATAACTTAAAAACCTGTAAAAAGTAAGGCCTAATAAAACGGTTTCATAAGTGAAGAGTTTAACTAACAATGAGCTTAGGTGTTCCAACGCCTCAATGAGACAAGACATTTCAAAGCAGTGATGAGACTAATTTATTAAACGTGAAAAAAATCAGACGGTTAAAATTGCAGAAAATTATATGAAAAAGCAGATTTAAAGCACACCTATATTGCACGCGGAATGTACGTTAAGAcaaaaaaaaatgacaaatacaacaaacGATATGTCCGAGTTAACAATATATGatatataaatttcattgaggCTGATATAATGGTGTATAGACCACGAAAAATTGAATGAGTAATTAGAGGTACTGCTTATAACAGTAAGTGCATACCGTaccaaaaacattacaaaaaatgataaaaatacatttgtgtttttttacaaCTATGCATTTTAAATGCACCGACACTGCGTATTGCCGGCAACGCAAACTGCATTTAGATTATAATTaactataaaaaattaaagcggTTAGCAAATTCATTCTGAAACGAAAGTAGATTACAAACTTGTATGTTATGAGAAATAGAAAAGTAAATTCTCAGCTAAGTAATCATGATAACGAAGGCATTGGAGAACCACCGATAAATATGACGAAAAGCAATTCCAATAATCgtataaaaatcaaacactTGCAACCATTCATCTATCCCGTGGTTGTTGGTTGTTGATGAATGGAAATAAGTAATCAGTGTGGCCAAACACACTTGGCCAGATTTGACTTGACGGCATCCAAACACTTTCCAATTTTTTCACAACCGTTCGGGGCCCAGTTCTAAAACGACAATCATGGGTGTATAAAAACAACTGTTTGAACCCTATAATTCCAAATAACATAAAGACGcgtatataataataataataataatagcaaCGATATGAATACAACAAGCAAATATGTCCTTATGCAAAGCAACATGACAATGTGTAAGAAATCTTACCATTACCGCATCATCGCACCAATCAAATTGGGGTGTCCCTGGTTTCAAGGTGGAAACATGTTGCTCAACaattttattgattgtttttacGGCTTCGTTATACTCTAAATTTGACCTAATTGCGTCGCAAGAAAGACGAAAGTTATGTATCTATTTATATGTTTTGATACATATTTGGAGTGACTAGAAAGTTGCAgcagaaataaaacaagcaaGACATTCCGGTAAAAGCGTGAGTCAAGATTTTTCCTTTGTCACTTAcgttttaaaacatcattagAGCTTGATGATGCCTCAAGTGAAAAATGAAACGTACGCTCATACGTTTTACCTCAACGTCTTGGTTGTTCTGTTTTTGCAGAAAGATTTATTACTAATTAAATGATAACTTGAtgtgataattaattattaaatgttgattaagttattaatattaataattaagTAATTACGATATACTTAACAGTAAAAGTAAGATATTAAAGATGCTCAAAGTACTttaacaacaaatattttagcagTCATTGTTTACGTCATCGGGTGTCTCTCTCCAGGATCTCGACCCAGTTGAAAAACGACCGGGTTCAAAGTTCGATTCATCTGATCGTGAGTTGTGACGTTTTCAACTTCTTGCCCTCGGCAAAACGTGATACCCTAGAATGGAAAAATTGGCCTTCATAATAGCGATTGGTATTAATTACATAAACTACGTAACCTTGCAAGCCGATGGATTTGATTTGCAACCTTCACGTAGGTGTATATTTAAACACATACAGAATTGTACTCCTTCCATGAATTGGTCCATGTCCAATAGTGTGCTTTGTGTAGCCCATATCGCACCGCAAATAGTGTATTGCCACGGTAGTGAAATATTGGCCTGGCACACAAACATAATTTGCAGAATACAAAATGGAACAGATAAGATGTGCTTCTTAATTTGCAAGCAATAGAGAGTTTTGCCACTAAAAATTAAAGTACTCTACCAAAACTATAGTAGGGAATAACATTAGCTATTACTTATTTGAACACTACAAGAGCAATGCTTGGCAATACAAATGAGCTGGTTTTCAGTCACAGATAGCAGAATGTCCAGGGTTAACGTCACAGAACACGCATGTCACCTGTCAAATTCAGGTCCACCAGCAAGAACAGAGGTGAGACTCATTCCATCAATGACTCGTTCATCGGGAACTTTGACTCCACCTAACTCGAGAGCGGTACTAAACCAGTCCATTAAACTTCCCACCTGATGGCTTACCTTTAGAAATTCGTTGTAGAACAACTGTCATTTTACGGTATTGTACATTTCACTACAATCTAATCATTAATGCGTTGGTATTTGATGAATTTCTAATAcatcattttgtttatttttagtagTGGTTATGGGGAGTAAATAGTGTCGTTGACAACGTCACAATTTTGCTTAATTACCGATTGTTAAAATTTAGCAATTCTTACTTTTCCTGGAGACACAAAACTAGGACCCCAAGCAATAGTTGGTTCCCTTATCCCTCCTTCAAATGTTGTTTGCTTTCCACACAAGAAAGGGCCATTACTCCCGTCATCTAAAATTGCAACACTTTGTTGATTAACGAAACCTGGTTTTGCGTGATTTTTCAGATATAAATCATActcaaaataacaacaagcTAATAAAACATATAATGTTGACATTCAATAAATGTTGTGTCTATGTTACATACTGAATGCAGTGTCAACTTCAGCTGCTCCATTATCCGAAGAGAACAAAACAAGAGTATTTTTATCTAAGCCCAAGGCCTTTAACTCTTTCAGAAAAGCACCAACCCCAAAGTCCAGTTCCATGACTGCATCGCCATATCTGCacacaatatttcaaaattgaaaaagcagGAATCGCAGGAAAGCAGGAAGTTGGAAGTGCTTTATACAGCTGCCCAGTATGtcaaaaataaccaaaaaaaaaacaaaaatgtaataGAATGAATGAAATTATGAAAGGTATGAGTAAAAATAGACATACGGTCCCCTTCTACTTTTGCCTTTAAACGTTAAGGAGGAATAAACAGGAGCATGAGTGGCATCAGGAGCCCAGTAGAGGAAGAAAGGTTGTTCGTTTGCTGTCATCCGTTTTATAAACTTAATCGCTTCCTGttaaaaaaatacatattACCGCTTTTTGCAAgccataaaaatatttcaaaatcattatttATCATTGTTAGTTATTTCACTTATTCATATCACACTGTACACTTCTCCAAAACTAGAGAAAAGTGTGATTTCAAGTTAAAAGAAGTTTGATGAACATTAAACTGTCCTATCTAGTCAATATCTCCACCCAGCCCACCTGAATGTATAACTGAGTCATGTTTGAAAGATGTTTCTTGCGATCAATTGCAAAATTCTCATAATATCTGCAGCAGCCAACGgttataataatatttattataaatagtcTATGAATAGCACTTGGAGTTGGAATAAATATACGctcaatttgaaaactcacaaCCGTCCAATTGCTAAAATTATACCTTCCAACCATTTCAGAATTATTGTAGACAGGAATATTTGGAGTTGTTTTGTCATCGTAAGGTCCAAAATGGCAGTTCGGCGAACCAAACCATTCATCAAAGCCATGCTTTAATGGAAGATACTGAGGTTGGTGACCAAGATGCCTGAAAATATTAACCTAATTGTAGCATTACATGGAGAAACGTAATCTAAGTAAAACTGGTGGTAATAACTTTACAATAGCatcaagttttgttttgtaaacattaTAATTCTGTAATAATAGTTAAAAGGGCAGAGTATTTATTTGCGAACGGCTAACTTACCATTTTCCAACTAACTTGTTGGTATAACCTGCGTGCTTGAGCAACTCTGGTATGAGGATTTCAGTATCAGCGATGCCTCCCACGATATTCTGAGGGGTGTAACCTACATTAAACAGGTTTCGATGAATAACGATATAGATAAAACATCAAGTAACACTTACCAGTTCTaggcaaaaatgtttttgatgtaCATGCAAACAACTCTACCACACACACACTACACATTATCTACCATTATGACCATGATAATTGCTGGTGTAAAAACCATTTCGAATTGGCAGTCTTCCAGTAAGTAATGCAGCACGAGCTGGAAAACAAAAGCTAATCAATAGTAAGAACATTACATAACTAACATATGATTAGAGGatcattgttacatcacaaatCCAAAAAAAAGTATAAGAAAAGCTACGGGAAGAAATATTACTTACATGGAGAGCAAAGCGGGTTAGCACTGTAGAAGTCAGTGAAGAGCATTCCTTCTTTTGCCATCTGGTCAAGATTTGGCGTCTCCATCGATGGTTCACCAAAGACTCCCAGGTCTCCCCAACCCATCTAAATTATAATAAAGGGGTCATAACAAACCACAATTAAGAACAACTTAAGGGTGTCCAAATACCTTAACAGTAAAATATAACTAGGacgaaaacaaaatagaaGAAAGCATTTTATCAAAGTTTAGACCATTCCGTCGATACTGCAACCtgattaataaaatgttttctaaaattttggATCTTGTTTCCATTAGTATGAGCCCAACACTTTGCTTCCAAATGTAAACAGAGCTAAACTACCACaatttaattaattcaacTGAACCTAAAACCGTaacttttatgattttatcAGCAATGAAAACCAAAGGGGCAATATTGGttagatttattttatttcattcgcATAGTTTAACTTGATCCTGTACTCACATCATCCAtcagcataaaaataaaatttggctTCTTCATGCTCACGCAGTGGATTGACTGAGTCATCACTATTATGACAATGACGACAAAAGCATGTCGGACTGAAACCTCAAACGCagacattttattttctaaacatcaacataataaaaatattaataatgtTACTGTAATACAAATTTCACAGCTTGGCttcatgtaattttttttgaaaggttt
Proteins encoded in this window:
- the LOC143446481 gene encoding N-acetylgalactosamine-6-sulfatase-like isoform X3, producing the protein MSAFEVSVRHAFVVIVIIVMTQSIHCVSMKKPNFIFMLMDDMGWGDLGVFGEPSMETPNLDQMAKEGMLFTDFYSANPLCSPSRAALLTGRLPIRNGFYTSNYHGHNGYTPQNIVGGIADTEILIPELLKHAGYTNKLVGKWHLGHQPQYLPLKHGFDEWFGSPNCHFGPYDDKTTPNIPVYNNSEMVGRYYENFAIDRKKHLSNMTQLYIQEAIKFIKRMTANEQPFFLYWAPDATHAPVYSSLTFKGKSRRGPYGDAVMELDFGVGAFLKELKALGLDKNTLVLFSSDNGAAEVDTAFNDGSNGPFLCGKQTTFEGGIREPTIAWGPSFVSPGKNEFLKVSHQVGSLMDWFSTALELGGVKVPDERVIDGMSLTSVLAGGPEFDRPIFHYRGNTLFAVRYGLHKAHYWTWTNSWKEYNSVCV
- the LOC143446481 gene encoding N-acetylgalactosamine-6-sulfatase-like isoform X2, yielding MSAFEVSVRHAFVVIVIIVMTQSIHCVSMKKPNFIFMLMDDMGWGDLGVFGEPSMETPNLDQMAKEGMLFTDFYSANPLCSPSRAALLTGRLPIRNGFYTSNYHGHNGYTPQNIVGGIADTEILIPELLKHAGYTNKLVGKWHLGHQPQYLPLKHGFDEWFGSPNCHFGPYDDKTTPNIPVYNNSEMVGRYYENFAIDRKKHLSNMTQLYIQEAIKFIKRMTANEQPFFLYWAPDATHAPVYSSLTFKGKSRRGPYGDAVMELDFGVGAFLKELKALGLDKNTLVLFSSDNGAAEVDTAFNDGSNGPFLCGKQTTFEGGIREPTIAWGPSFVSPGKVSHQVGSLMDWFSTALELGGVKVPDERVIDGMSLTSVLAGGPEFDRPIFHYRGNTLFAVRYGLHKAHYWTWTNSWKEYNSGITFCRGQEVENVTTHDQMNRTLNPVVFQLGRDPGERHPMTSNLEYNEAVKTINKIVEQHVSTLKPGTPQFDWCDDAVMNWAPNGCEKIGKCLDAVKSNLAKCVWPH
- the LOC143446481 gene encoding N-acetylgalactosamine-6-sulfatase-like isoform X1 yields the protein MSAFEVSVRHAFVVIVIIVMTQSIHCVSMKKPNFIFMLMDDMGWGDLGVFGEPSMETPNLDQMAKEGMLFTDFYSANPLCSPSRAALLTGRLPIRNGFYTSNYHGHNGYTPQNIVGGIADTEILIPELLKHAGYTNKLVGKWHLGHQPQYLPLKHGFDEWFGSPNCHFGPYDDKTTPNIPVYNNSEMVGRYYENFAIDRKKHLSNMTQLYIQEAIKFIKRMTANEQPFFLYWAPDATHAPVYSSLTFKGKSRRGPYGDAVMELDFGVGAFLKELKALGLDKNTLVLFSSDNGAAEVDTAFNDGSNGPFLCGKQTTFEGGIREPTIAWGPSFVSPGKNEFLKVSHQVGSLMDWFSTALELGGVKVPDERVIDGMSLTSVLAGGPEFDRPIFHYRGNTLFAVRYGLHKAHYWTWTNSWKEYNSGITFCRGQEVENVTTHDQMNRTLNPVVFQLGRDPGERHPMTSNLEYNEAVKTINKIVEQHVSTLKPGTPQFDWCDDAVMNWAPNGCEKIGKCLDAVKSNLAKCVWPH